TCTCATCACATATACCGATTTTGTTCAGAGTATTGCCGCTCTAGGTGCAGTAATTTTAATGTTTGTCATTGGTTTTGAATTCAACATAAAAGAATTAAGCAATATAAAATTCGGAATCATAGGATTTTCAGGTGTGATAATTCCATGGATTTGCGGATATTTTATTGCAGTTCTGTTTGGATTTGACTTTATTAGTGCTCTTTTTATTGGAACAGCACTTACTGCAACAAGTATAGCAATAACTGCGAATGTTCTTCGTGAGATGTGTCTTTTGGATACAGAAGTTGCAAAGGCAATAATTGGTGCAGCAGTAATTGATGATGTCTTAAGTCTTTTGGCACTTTCTATAACAGCTGATGTCGCATCAGGATCATTCTCTTATACGGGAATTGCTTTATCAATTGTAAAACAGGTCGGATTCTTATTAATAGCAGGGTTCATAGGAATCGTATTCATATCAAAATGGATTGAAAAGATTGATAAAACACGCCTGGCAATGAAAAATCCTGAATTTGTATTTATCTTTGTTATGATGATTGCATTTTTGTTTGCAACACTATCTGAGTATGTCGGAATTTCAGCTATAATCGGAGCATTCATCGCAGGTGTTTCATTTAACGGAGTAAATTTGAAGCACAGCCATGATATTGAGGCAGGTGCTGATTTTCTCTATATCATCTTCGGCTCAATATTCTTTGTATCTCTTGGCATTCTCGTAGATATTCATGTAATGACACAGGAAGCTGTCGTCTTTTTAGTTGTTCTGACAATTGCGGCTGTTATTACAAAACTCATAGGCTGTAGTATTCCTGCAAAGATTATGGGTTATTCAGGACGTGACTCACTTGCAATAGGCTTTGGTATGTCTCCCCGTGGAGAGGTTGCAATGATTGTTGCATTAATGGGGCTTACTATGGGTCTTATCGGACAGGGGGTATATGCGGCAATTGTTTTAATGAGTCTTATTACAACAATTTTAACCCCGATTCTCTTTAGAAACTGGCTGTTTAAAAAAGAAGTAATAGCATGTGATTTAGAGAATAAATAATTTTTTTTCCAATACATTTATCTTTTTTTCAAATCAATTAAAAAAATTATGGAAGTAAAAGAAACTCTAAAAGGAGTCCCCGGACTTCTAAGACCCTTTAAAAAATTCTTAGAGGATGAAAACCTATCAGAAAACAGCCAGATTGTATTTTACGGATGCCCCGGAACATGTCTTCCGTTTATAGAGCTTATTGCATTTGCAATACGAAGTCTGCCGGTAAAATGCATTTTTGTACCTTTCCTTGAGGAGGAAAAAGCCGCGGCCCTCACAATAATTGATGGCATGGGTGCACAGATAAATCCCGGAAAAGTAAAGCCTGACCCAAAGGTGGTTGTTATAATGGGCGGACTTTCGATGCCAAACATTCCTGTAACAGCAGAAGATACACTAAATACAATCTCAAAATATGACGCAAAAGTTGTTGGAATATGCTTTATGGAGATGCTTGAAAAAGAGGGCTGGACTGAGAAGATAAACTTTGATATGATTATTGACGCCGCAATAGATCCGGTAAAAGTCTATCGTTAAAGTTAAGATAATTCTAATCTTAATGACTCTTCGCCATATTTCTGATCACCCTAATTTGGAATTGATTTGTCGCGATGTACACAATATCCCCGGGAACCGGAGGGGCTTAGCCCCCCTCCGGTGACCTATCGTAAGCGGGGTGGGTTTAAGGGAGGGGCCTGTCCCCTCCCTTGCTAATAATCGATTAGCTTTGATTGTTTTCCAGTCAAGGCCAGTAACCTAAGAAACTGATGAAATCTTCCATATCAATAATCTTAAAAGCCCACAAATGAGAACATAGATGTGAATGCAGAAATGCATTCCCTCCATTTGTAATGTTTATTGGACATATCATCAGATTTGGAGGTTATTCTCTAAGTTGTTTCTCTTTTTGGATAGTCCTAACTTTCAGAAAAATGGAGAAGAACCATCTTAATTAATTAACTCCAAAAAAACTCATTAAATTCTATTTTATGTAACAGCCTCATATAAGTCACAAAGTAAATTTCATGCAAATTAAACCTGTTTTACAGAATAAACTTATATATGAAAGTAAGTTACGAAGTAACTTTCATCTGAAATTAAAAAAAATAAAAAAATTTAGATGTAAGGGTTGCGAAGGCCCTTGCCGACACCAAAGGAGGCACGCTCCTCAAGTGTCTTCTGATTCTTGTCAATCTTGCCTGTTGCAAGTTTTGTGACAAGGTCAAGGCCTGGCTTTACGCCTGCAATGTCCTTTGTCTCAAAGTAGCCTGCGGCTACTGCCTTTGACCAGACATCCTCACCCTTCTTTGTGCGTACAAAGACTGTGCTCCATCCATCAGGGCTTCCAACTGAACCTGTTGAAACATCAGCAAGGTTTGCTACGTAGTCAAGACATACGTGGCATCCGGGCTGTTCATATTTGTGTGTTGCACCGAGCGGAATCTGTGAAAGAGCTCCACGCTCTGTGTATACTGAGAACTTGCCCTTTCCGATATCCATCTTAACTGCAGATTCCATCTTGATATTACAGTGGTCTTCAACAATTGATTCAAGACCCTGATATGGGAAGTTTTCCATGCAGAAAATACCAATTGCAAGTGCAATTTTGTCAGGAACTTTACGCATTCCAAGTGGGTAAAGCTGTGCTTTTCTCAAAGCCTGCATCTGGCATGGGGTTCCCACAATACCAACCTTATCAAGACCATATGAACGTGTTGCTTCTTTGATAAGCATCATGTTCGGGCTGATTGAATATTTGGTACCACGTGCTGCAAGAAGTTCTGCTTTTGATGTTGCGACAATTGGCTCAGGCTTGAATGGCTCATCGCCAGGTCCTGCAACAATTGCTCCGTCAATAATACCCTCTTCGAGAGCATATGCAAAGAGCTGTGTTACAATTCCTCCGTCCTGGGAGCATTTCAGAATATCTGCGTCTGCTGCACGTGCAGATACTGCTGTCTTGTAATTTCCAAGTACCATTTTACTCTCCTCCCTTACCCATTGCACCATCAATTGCTTCAATGATTCCTTCAAACTGATTTACTACATCAAAGCTGAAGAAACTGCGTGGGCACTGTGCATAACATGCACCACATTTAATGCACATTTCACGGTCAATGTTTGGCCTTCCATATTCAATTGTGATTGCACGTACAGGGCAGCTTGCCGCACATGTACCGCATCCCATACAAAGACCCTGGTTTATGACATCAACCATTAAGTCACAGCCACATGCTTCAGTTCCGCGTTTTGCAAGGTCCATGAGAGGCTTTAAGTAAGCTCCTGCAAGTGCCTTCTGGTCATCATTGCCCTGTAAGAGCAGGTATGCCATAACACAAACGTTTCTGATTGCTTCTGCTCCCGGCGGGCATGATGGCAGATATACATCTACATCAATTAAGTCGCCAATTGGAACATAGGACTCATGCTGAGGCTGGTTCCACTGACCGCCACGGCAGAATCTTGTAATATTTCCATATGCTGCACATCCACCAAGGGCGACAACAACTTTTGCCTTCTCCCTGGTTTCTTTAATCTCTCTGACGGAACACTCGTCCTGGAGACATACTGATCCTTCTACTAAAGCAACATCCATTTCAGG
The genomic region above belongs to Methanomicrobium antiquum and contains:
- a CDS encoding DUF2124 family protein, which gives rise to MEVKETLKGVPGLLRPFKKFLEDENLSENSQIVFYGCPGTCLPFIELIAFAIRSLPVKCIFVPFLEEEKAAALTIIDGMGAQINPGKVKPDPKVVVIMGGLSMPNIPVTAEDTLNTISKYDAKVVGICFMEMLEKEGWTEKINFDMIIDAAIDPVKVYR
- the frhB gene encoding coenzyme F420 hydrogenase subunit beta, translating into MVLGNYKTAVSARAADADILKCSQDGGIVTQLFAYALEEGIIDGAIVAGPGDEPFKPEPIVATSKAELLAARGTKYSISPNMMLIKEATRSYGLDKVGIVGTPCQMQALRKAQLYPLGMRKVPDKIALAIGIFCMENFPYQGLESIVEDHCNIKMESAVKMDIGKGKFSVYTERGALSQIPLGATHKYEQPGCHVCLDYVANLADVSTGSVGSPDGWSTVFVRTKKGEDVWSKAVAAGYFETKDIAGVKPGLDLVTKLATGKIDKNQKTLEERASFGVGKGLRNPYI
- the frhG gene encoding coenzyme F420 hydrogenase subunit gamma; amino-acid sequence: MVNKITVGHVHMSGCTGCLVSLADNYEGLFKILDDYADLVYCLTLADVRHIPEMDVALVEGSVCLQDECSVREIKETREKAKVVVALGGCAAYGNITRFCRGGQWNQPQHESYVPIGDLIDVDVYLPSCPPGAEAIRNVCVMAYLLLQGNDDQKALAGAYLKPLMDLAKRGTEACGCDLMVDVINQGLCMGCGTCAASCPVRAITIEYGRPNIDREMCIKCGACYAQCPRSFFSFDVVNQFEGIIEAIDGAMGKGGE
- a CDS encoding cation:proton antiporter translates to MNIGELPSIELQMSLLLFVALGGYLLASRINQSAVVGEILIGLIVGPSFLNLITYTDFVQSIAALGAVILMFVIGFEFNIKELSNIKFGIIGFSGVIIPWICGYFIAVLFGFDFISALFIGTALTATSIAITANVLREMCLLDTEVAKAIIGAAVIDDVLSLLALSITADVASGSFSYTGIALSIVKQVGFLLIAGFIGIVFISKWIEKIDKTRLAMKNPEFVFIFVMMIAFLFATLSEYVGISAIIGAFIAGVSFNGVNLKHSHDIEAGADFLYIIFGSIFFVSLGILVDIHVMTQEAVVFLVVLTIAAVITKLIGCSIPAKIMGYSGRDSLAIGFGMSPRGEVAMIVALMGLTMGLIGQGVYAAIVLMSLITTILTPILFRNWLFKKEVIACDLENK